A single window of Enoplosus armatus isolate fEnoArm2 chromosome 22, fEnoArm2.hap1, whole genome shotgun sequence DNA harbors:
- the LOC139304758 gene encoding uncharacterized protein, giving the protein MRKKILKAPCLFLSLFTSLNLCSGKFGTPITDDVSKLSILKQNIPSDYEIPVSYIPKEVAGTCWVVLNIYPLEQSLRKLADMFGALSSNKENLIVFIAMLKSLRFTFDHEELETAMQVFQCHYRKGSLMSGLYFDYIKDVLHTASKGTSGFSCKPPPCLNPQQTPGGQEESRDHSWWKRTPLLLVLIPFTACVVILVWLVKSGRRLPVCNAENSQMAPSDMIPTVSISIPLQTLTHAADAQPAGEAIPEHESG; this is encoded by the exons ATGAGGAAGAAA ATCTTAAAGGCACCTTGTCTCTTCTTGAGTCTGTTCACAAGTTTGAATCTCTGCTCCGGAAAATTTGGGACGCCGATAACTGATGATGTGAGCAAGCTGTCAATATTG AAGCAGAACATCCCCTCTGATTATGAGATTCCTGTTAGTTACATTCCTAAAGAAGTG GCTGGCACGTGCTGGGTGGTGTTAAATATCTATCCTTTGGAGCAAAGTCTTCGGAAGCTGGCCGACATGTTTGGTGCCCTCTCCTCCAACAAAGAAAActtaattgttttcattgccATGTTGAAGAGTTTGCGCTTCACCTTTGACCATGAGGAACTG GAAACGGCGATGCAAGTCTTCCAGTGTCACTACCGGAAAGGGAGCTTAATGTCTGGTCTTTACTTTGACTACATCAAAGACGTCTTACATACTGCCTCTAAAGGAACATCCGGCTTCTCCTGCAAGCCGCCACCATGCCTTAATCCACAACAAACACCAG GGGGTCAAGAGGAGAGTCGTGACCACAGCTGGTGGAAGAGAACTCCTTTGCTTCTGGTTCTTATCCCCTTCACAGCTTGTGTTGTTATCCTAGTGTGGCTG gtaaAGTCTGGAAGGCGTTTACCAGTGTGCAATGCTGAAAATAGCCAAATGGCACCTTCTGACATGATCCCAACGGTGTCTATCTCCATCCCACTTCAAACACTCACCCACGCTGCTGACGCTCAGCCGGCGGGGGAGGCGATCCCTGAACATGAGAGCGGATGA
- the lmod2b gene encoding leiomodin-2 — MSCFGYRRELSKYEDVDEDELLASLSPEELAELEKELADIDPDANVPIGLRQRDQTDKTPTGTFSREALMKYWESETRRLLEDEIGGGSPKLDEEQEEESVTEENSGAEDEKDAENEKEQKKHEKLTEEEEEEEEEEEEEEEEEEEEEEESEEEEEAVTEEEEEDEEEEQNNQLKPEPSKDSGVVTSRADALMLLKPPRVEPMRLTPPPPPADPNVTGNPTVVDEALQRALSNDPELTEVNLNNIDDISQENLIRFAEALRSNTHVRVFSLANTRADDPVALAIAKMLRENASITSLNIESNYVTGKGVMALVQALPANNTLTELRFHNQRHMCGGQVEMEMVKILRENCTLIKLGYQFNLPGPRMSMTGILTRNQDRQRQKRLQEQRQQQGQQGVPEGPVNPRTTALKGTPRSSPYSSPRASPWSSPKLPRSDQAKKQTPPAPPPPPPPPPPPPPLPPPPPLPQQEKKKPTRMIAEVIKAHEAGSKKVKKTKGKKGKKGKEKESGKDETSSILKELKNALRPVSAERRGEEGSRPSTPMRSAHDQLMESIRNSSVRSLKRVEVPHHLR, encoded by the exons ATGAGCTGTTTTGGGTACCGTCGAGAGCTGAGTAAGTACGAAGATGTTGACGAGGACGAGCTTTTGGCTTCCCTCAGCCCTGAGGAGCTGGCTGAGTTGGAAAAGGAGCTCGCGGACATTGATCCGGATGCCAACGTGCCCATTGGACTCAGACAGAGAGACCAGACGGACAAGACCCCAACGGGCACCTTCAGCAGAGAGGCCCTCATGAAGTATTGGGAAAGCGAGACACGTAGATTGCTGGAGGACGAGATAGGTGGAGGAAGCCCCAAACTG GATgaagaacaagaggaggagagtgtaacagaagaaaacagcggagcagaggatgaaaaagatgctgaaaatgagaaagaacagaaaaagcatgaaaaactaacggaggaggaagaagaagaggaagaagaagaagaagaagaagaagaagaagaagaagaagaagaagaggagagtgaggaggaggaagaagctgtaacagaggaggaggaggaagatgaggaggaagaacaaaataatcaattaaaacCTGAACCTTCAAAGGATTCCGGGGTCGTGACTTCACGGGCTGACGCCCTGATGCTACTGAAGCCGCCTAGGGTGGAGCCTATGAGACTgactcctccccctccccctgccGACCCAAACGTGACCGGAAACCCAACCGTTGTAGACGAAGCTCTCCAACGAGCTCTTAGCAACGACCCTGAACTCACAGAGGTTAATCTCAACAACATTGACGATATCTCACAG GAAAACCTCATCCGATTTGCTGAAGCACTGAGGTCCAACACACACGTGCGGGTCTTTAGCCTCGCGAACACCCGAGCAGATGACCCTGTGGCTCTGGCCATTGCTAAGATGCTGAGGGAGAACGCGTCCATCACCAGTCTGAATATAGAGTCCAACTATGTGACTGGGAAAGGCGTAATGGCATTGGTTCAAGCACTTCCAGCAAACAACACCCTGACTGAGCTTCGGTTCCACAACCAGAGACACATGTGTGGAGGACAG GTCGAGATGGAGATGGTGAAGATTCTGAGGGAAAACTGCACCTTGATCAAGCTGGGCTACCAGTTCAACCTGCCTGGTCCAAGGATGAGCATGACGGGGATCCTCACCCGGAACCAGGACCGCCAGAGACAGAAACGGCTGCaggagcagagacagcagcagggcCAACAGGGGGTACCAGAGGGACCTGTTAACCCCAGAACCACCGCACTG aAAGGAACTCCTCGTTCATCCCCTTACAGCTCACCAAGAGCCTCTCCTTGGTCCTCACCCAAACTCCCCCGGAGTGACCAGGCTAAAAAACAGACTCCCCctgctccaccacctcctcccccaccaccgcctcctcctcccccacttcCTCCCCCACCGCCTCTCCcgcagcaggagaagaagaagcccaCCAGGATGATTGCGGAGGTCATCAAGGCGCACGAGGCGGGCAGCAAGAaggtgaaaaagacaaaaggtaaGAAGGGCAAGAaggggaaggagaaggagtCGGGGAAAGACGAGACGAGTAGCATCCTGAAGGAGCTCAAGAACGCGCTGAGGCCCGTGTcagcggagaggagaggggagg
- the asb15b gene encoding ankyrin repeat and SOCS box protein 15b: MDDFEQEGINEELIEFAIRESIQDASKLPCSIQTHRKEPNSEDFIKIMAAIHKGDVYALQELSGCVSAFKESDSRGRLPLHAAAVQPRQDVLHAVLQAVLTSTDLTLEEQTEDGDTSLTLAAEAGLLDNVRMLLQHRASPHNTNSRNESPLLIAVRQRSYDMVLSLIMGGAFVEQVCLTKWTATHEAAKVGCPAVLLLLLRHGAKVTARDGHGVTPLGIAAEYGNTEALDILIQHGGDVNAQASNGDTVLYDAAGSGNLDSIELLLQHGASPNVASYACQLPIHRAAYEGHILALKTLIPITTKRAIRLSGQDPIHSAADGGQVECLGLLIQKGYDVNALLDTHISENYGDLRKTPLYFAVSNSDVTCAEMLLVAGARTDLDPLQCILVAIRAERYELVKLLLSYGAEVNCYFRVISNTLFPTALQYSLRDRVMLRLLLNSGYQADKCFQCCHGNGEEIERTWTDLHNQAYRIYSQPNAISFCEFVSVSWLTHLVGSVVRMLLDYVSHVSICPNLKRILERRPEWDEISDILSKPRSLQHFCRLVIRGYLSLRTLNDPEAMAAVPYPPRLKKYLTYREYDLYDDLSSL, from the exons ATGGATGACTTTGAGCAGGAGGGCATCAATGAGGAACTTATTGAGTTTGCCATTCGAGAGAGCATCCAAGATGCCTCCAAGCTGCCATGttcaatacaaacacacag GAAGGAACCAAACAGTGAAGACTTTATAAAGATAATGGCAGCCATTCACAAAG GTGATGTGTATGCGCTGCAGGAACTGTCAGGTTGCGTCTCTGCCTTCAAAGAGAGTGACAGCAGGGGACGGCTGCCTCTGCATGCAGCAGCTGTGCAGCCACGGCAAGACGTCCTGCATGCGGTGCTGCAGG CAGTGTTGACGTCCACAGATCTGACCCtggaggagcagacagaggacGGGGACACGTCTCTGACTCTGGCAGCAGAGGCTGGCCTGCTGGACAACGTCaggatgctgctgcagcacagagctTCACCACACAACACCAACAGCAGGAACGAGTCTCCTCTGCTGATCG CAGTGAGACAGAGATCATACGACATGGTTTTATCCCTCATCATGGGTGGGGCCTTTGTGGAGCAGGTGTGCCTCACTAAGTGGACGGCCACACATGAAGCTGCAAAG GTGGGTTGTCCGGCtgttctgttgctgctgcttcgACATGGAGCCAAAGTAACTGCCAGAGACGGTCATGGCGTGACTCCTCTGGGGATCGCGGCTGAATATGGCAACACTGAAGCCTTGGATATACTCATACAGCATG GTGGTGACGTGAATGCCCAGGCCAGCAATGGAGACACAGTCTTGTACGATGCAGCTGGATCGGGAAACCTGGACAGCATCGAGCTGCTCCTGCAGCACGGAGCCAGCCCTAATGTAGCCAGCTATGCCTGCCAGCTGCCCATCCACAGAGCTGCATATGAGGGGCACATACT agCCCTGAAGACTCTCATCCCCATCACCACAAAGAGAGCTATCCGTCTCTCAGGTCAGGACCCCATCCACTCAGCAGCTGACGGGGGACAGGTTGAGTGTCTGGGGCTGCTTATCCAGAAAGGATACGATGTCAATGCCTTGCTCGACACACACATCTCTG AGAACTACGGGGACCTCAGGAAGACTCCTCTGTACTTTGCTGTTTCCAACAGTGATGTGACCTGCGCCGAGATGTTGCTGGTAGCTGGAGCGAGAACTGACCTGGACCCTCTACAATGCATTCTGGTCGCTATCCGTGCTGAGAG GTATGAGCtggtgaagctgctgctgtcctaTGGAGCGGAGGTGAATTGTTACTTCAGAGTGATCAGCAACACACTGTTTCCCACAGCCCTGCAGTACAGCCTGAGGGACCGCGTcatgctgcggctgctgctcaACAGTGGATATCAAGCTGACAA GTGTTTCcagtgttgccatggtaacggTGAGGAAATTGAACGTACCTGGACTGACCTCCATAACCAAGCCTACCGCATTTACAGTCAACCTAATGCCATCTCG ttcTGTGAGTTTGTATCGGTGTCGTGGCTGACACATCTGGTTGGCAGTGTTGTAAGGATGCTCCTGGACTACGTCAGCCATGTCAGCATCTGTCCCAACCTCAAACGCATCCTGGAGAGGAGGCCCGAGTGGGATGAGATCTCTGACATACTGA GCAAGCCACGGTCTCTGCAGCACTTTTGTCGACTGGTAATCAGAGGTTACCTGAGCCTCAGGACGCTGAATGACCCTGAAGCCATGGCTGCTGTCCCTTATCCACCGCGACTGAAGAAATACCTGACCTACAGGGAGTACGACCTGTATGATGACCTCTCCTCAttgtga